A genomic stretch from Mycobacterium paraterrae includes:
- a CDS encoding TetR/AcrR family transcriptional regulator: MAGGTKRLPRAVREQQMLDAAVEMFSINGYHDTSMDAIAAKAEISKPMLYLYYGSKEELFGACLDRELQRFIDGVREDIDLNQSPRDLLHNTIVAFMRYIDSNRASWIVMYAQATNSQAFAHTVREGRERIIALVVRVLQAGTRNPEPDTDFEMIAAALVGAGEAIATRLSTGDTDVDGAAEVMINLFWRGLKGKPSDKDAAELAGESD, translated from the coding sequence ATGGCAGGTGGTACCAAGCGGTTGCCCCGTGCCGTCCGCGAACAGCAGATGCTCGACGCCGCGGTCGAAATGTTCTCCATCAACGGCTATCACGACACCTCGATGGATGCGATCGCGGCCAAAGCTGAGATCTCCAAGCCAATGCTGTACCTGTACTACGGCTCCAAAGAGGAACTCTTCGGCGCCTGCTTGGACCGTGAACTGCAGCGATTCATCGACGGCGTCCGCGAGGACATCGACCTCAACCAGAGTCCACGAGATCTGCTGCACAACACAATCGTGGCGTTCATGCGCTACATCGACTCCAACCGGGCGTCCTGGATTGTGATGTACGCCCAGGCGACCAACTCGCAGGCGTTCGCCCACACTGTCCGCGAGGGGCGGGAGCGAATCATCGCCCTGGTCGTACGCGTCCTGCAGGCGGGGACACGAAACCCCGAGCCTGACACCGATTTCGAGATGATCGCCGCGGCACTTGTGGGCGCCGGTGAGGCCATCGCGACGCGGCTGAGCACCGGCGACACCGACGTCGACGGCGCCGCCGAAGTGATGATCAACTTGTTCTGGCGCGGCCTGAAAGGCAAGCCGTCCGACAAGGATGCCGCGGAACTTGCCGGCGAGTCCGATTAG
- a CDS encoding 3-oxoacyl-ACP reductase: MAPDLFSQVVNSGPGAFLAKQLGVPQPEKLRRYRAGEPPLAGSLLIGGEGRVVEPLRAALDADYDVVGANLGGRWADSFGGLVFDATGITTPAKLTALHEFFTPLMRNIAHNGRLVVIGTTPAEAESSDERIAQRALEGFTRSLGKELQHGSTISLVYLSPDAKPAATGIESTLRFLLSGKSAYVDGQVFYVGPADSTPPRDWDRPLDGKVGIVTGAARGIGATIAEVFARDGARVVAIDVESAAEALSETATRIGGTALALDVTAPDAVEKITEHLRDHYNGHADILVNNAGITRDKLLANMDDARWNSVLAVNLLAPQRLTEGLVENGSIGEGGRVIGLSSMAGIAGNRGQTNYATTKAGMIGLTDALAPKLAEKGVTINAIAPGFIETKMTAAIPLATREVGRRLNSLYQGGQPVDVAEAIAYFASPASNAVTGNTIRVCGQAMLGA, from the coding sequence GTGGCACCCGATCTATTTTCCCAAGTCGTCAACTCCGGGCCCGGTGCATTTCTCGCCAAGCAACTCGGCGTGCCGCAGCCCGAGAAGCTGCGGCGCTATCGGGCAGGCGAGCCGCCGCTGGCCGGGTCGTTGCTGATCGGGGGCGAGGGCCGAGTGGTCGAGCCGCTGCGTGCGGCACTGGACGCCGACTACGACGTCGTGGGTGCGAACCTCGGCGGCCGGTGGGCGGATTCGTTCGGCGGCCTGGTGTTCGACGCCACCGGCATCACCACGCCGGCCAAGCTGACGGCCCTGCACGAATTCTTCACCCCGCTGATGCGCAACATCGCGCACAACGGACGGCTGGTCGTCATCGGCACTACCCCTGCCGAAGCGGAAAGCAGCGACGAGCGGATCGCGCAGCGCGCGCTCGAGGGCTTTACCCGTTCGCTGGGTAAGGAACTGCAGCACGGGTCGACGATTTCGCTGGTGTATTTGTCCCCCGACGCCAAGCCCGCGGCGACCGGCATCGAGTCGACATTGCGGTTCCTGCTGTCCGGGAAGTCGGCCTATGTCGACGGCCAGGTGTTCTACGTCGGACCCGCTGACTCCACCCCGCCCCGGGATTGGGACCGGCCGCTCGACGGCAAGGTCGGCATCGTGACCGGTGCCGCCCGCGGCATCGGCGCGACGATCGCCGAGGTGTTCGCCCGGGACGGGGCCCGCGTGGTCGCTATCGACGTGGAGTCCGCCGCCGAGGCGTTGTCGGAGACGGCCACCCGCATCGGCGGCACGGCGCTGGCTCTCGACGTCACCGCTCCCGATGCCGTCGAGAAGATCACCGAGCACCTGCGCGACCACTACAACGGCCACGCCGACATTTTGGTGAACAACGCCGGGATCACCCGCGACAAGTTGCTCGCCAACATGGACGACGCGCGGTGGAATTCGGTGCTGGCAGTCAACTTGCTTGCGCCTCAACGTCTTACCGAAGGTTTGGTGGAGAATGGCAGCATCGGCGAGGGCGGCCGGGTGATCGGCCTGTCGTCGATGGCCGGCATCGCGGGCAACCGTGGGCAGACCAACTACGCCACCACCAAGGCCGGCATGATCGGGCTCACCGATGCACTTGCTCCCAAGCTGGCCGAAAAGGGCGTCACGATCAACGCGATCGCACCGGGCTTCATCGAAACCAAGATGACGGCGGCCATTCCGCTTGCCACCCGCGAGGTGGGGCGGCGGCTCAACTCGCTGTACCAGGGCGGCCAACCGGTCGACGTGGCCGAGGCGATCGCCTACTTCGCCAGCCCGGCCTCGAACGCGGTGACAGGCAACACGATTCGTGTCTGCGGCCAAGCCATGCTGGGAGCGTGA
- a CDS encoding chloride channel protein: MRSRTVDFACAVVAVGLLAGCAGLATTFLLRSIEHLTYHYVFGSLLEGVTASSPVRRAVGPVIGGALAGLGWWILRPRTEVAPLAAAVRNRERIRFWPFTFDAALQVLVVGSGASLGREVAPRQLAVALGNVATGWITRLTERDRQILLACAAGAGLGAVYSVPLGGALFTLRIMLKSWHPRAVGAALISSSLAVSVSSFITHDQPNLHWPNPDVSYRLFAYAVALAPLTLMVGLVFNRLMGWAGQRELPKSWLMIPGIAGAGLFVGVCSHWWPELPGNGRSILNLILAGGMTIESAAIILVLKLVATAAFLRAGARGGLFTPALATGAAAGTLFVLTVNAMAGTHYGVPAIALAGSAGVLAITQNAPLWAAIFVWELARPPLWLSLVFLAAAASTYGLRLVVRRLPLQRA; the protein is encoded by the coding sequence ATGCGCAGCCGCACCGTCGATTTCGCGTGTGCGGTCGTCGCCGTTGGGCTGCTGGCCGGCTGCGCCGGTTTGGCGACGACCTTCCTTTTGCGCTCGATCGAGCACCTCACGTATCACTATGTGTTCGGCTCCCTGCTCGAGGGTGTCACCGCGAGCAGCCCTGTTCGGCGGGCCGTCGGACCGGTGATCGGGGGTGCACTGGCCGGCCTGGGCTGGTGGATTCTCCGGCCCAGGACCGAAGTCGCGCCGCTGGCTGCGGCCGTCCGGAACCGAGAGCGAATTCGCTTCTGGCCGTTCACGTTCGACGCGGCTCTGCAAGTCCTGGTGGTCGGTTCCGGCGCATCGCTGGGCCGGGAGGTCGCACCGCGCCAGTTGGCCGTCGCGCTGGGAAATGTCGCCACCGGCTGGATAACGCGGCTCACGGAGCGAGACCGTCAGATCCTGTTGGCCTGCGCGGCGGGCGCCGGGTTGGGCGCGGTGTATTCGGTGCCGCTCGGTGGCGCCCTGTTCACCCTGCGCATCATGTTGAAGAGCTGGCATCCCCGCGCGGTGGGCGCCGCCTTGATCTCGTCGAGCCTGGCCGTCTCGGTGTCGTCATTCATCACCCATGACCAGCCGAACCTGCACTGGCCCAACCCGGATGTGTCCTACCGGCTGTTCGCCTACGCGGTGGCGCTGGCCCCACTGACGCTGATGGTCGGGCTGGTGTTCAACCGGCTGATGGGATGGGCCGGCCAACGCGAACTGCCGAAGTCGTGGCTGATGATCCCCGGCATCGCCGGCGCGGGGTTGTTCGTGGGCGTGTGCTCACACTGGTGGCCCGAATTGCCCGGCAACGGTCGTTCAATCCTCAACCTGATTCTTGCCGGCGGCATGACAATCGAATCAGCGGCGATCATCTTGGTACTCAAACTCGTGGCCACCGCGGCGTTCCTGCGAGCGGGCGCGAGGGGCGGACTGTTCACTCCCGCGCTGGCGACCGGCGCGGCGGCCGGAACATTGTTCGTACTGACGGTCAACGCGATGGCGGGCACTCACTACGGCGTGCCCGCAATCGCCTTGGCCGGCTCGGCGGGGGTGCTGGCCATCACCCAGAACGCGCCGCTGTGGGCGGCGATCTTCGTGTGGGAGCTGGCCAGACCACCGCTGTGGCTGTCGCTAGTGTTCCTCGCCGCGGCGGCGAGCACCTACGGCTTGCGCCTCGTCGTCCGGCGCCTCCCGCTACAGCGCGCGTAG
- a CDS encoding DUF2613 domain-containing protein: MNRFVAPAAASVVVGLLLGAAAIFGITLMVQQDTKPPLPGGDPQSSVLNRVEYGNRS, encoded by the coding sequence ATGAATCGCTTTGTCGCCCCCGCCGCCGCGAGTGTCGTGGTTGGCCTGCTGCTCGGCGCAGCCGCGATCTTCGGGATCACGTTGATGGTGCAGCAGGACACCAAGCCGCCGCTCCCCGGAGGCGACCCGCAGTCGTCGGTGCTCAACCGGGTCGAGTACGGCAACCGCAGCTAG
- a CDS encoding MaoC/PaaZ C-terminal domain-containing protein has product MLRAAVGALPFVPRGGQLPDRTVTVEELPIDRVNVAEYAEVTGLRYGDTVPLTYPFALTFPTVMSLVTGFDFPFAAMGSVHLENEITQYRPIRVTDTVNVAVHAENLREHRKGLLVDVVTDVSVGNEVAWHQVTTFLHQQRTSLSDQPKPPPQKQPKLPAPKAILRISPGQIRRYAGVGGDHNPIHTSSVGAKLFGFPTVIAHGMFSAAAVLANLEASLPDAVKYTVRFGKPVVLPASVGLYVDQVQDGWDISLRNISKGYPHLTGTLRAL; this is encoded by the coding sequence ATGCTGCGCGCGGCAGTCGGAGCGCTGCCGTTCGTGCCACGCGGCGGCCAGTTGCCCGATCGGACCGTGACGGTCGAGGAGTTACCGATCGACCGTGTCAACGTGGCCGAATACGCGGAGGTCACCGGCCTGCGCTACGGCGACACCGTGCCGCTGACATATCCCTTCGCGCTGACCTTCCCGACGGTGATGTCGCTAGTGACCGGCTTTGACTTTCCGTTCGCCGCAATGGGTTCGGTGCACCTGGAGAACGAGATCACCCAGTACCGCCCAATCAGGGTGACGGACACGGTCAACGTCGCGGTACATGCGGAGAATCTGCGCGAACACCGCAAGGGTCTGCTGGTCGACGTCGTCACCGACGTCAGCGTCGGCAACGAAGTGGCCTGGCATCAGGTCACGACGTTCCTCCACCAGCAACGCACCAGCCTGTCCGACCAGCCCAAGCCGCCGCCGCAGAAGCAACCGAAGTTGCCGGCGCCCAAGGCGATCCTGCGGATAAGCCCCGGTCAGATTCGCCGCTACGCCGGCGTCGGCGGCGACCACAACCCGATCCACACGAGTTCGGTCGGCGCCAAGCTGTTCGGATTCCCCACCGTGATTGCCCACGGGATGTTCAGTGCCGCAGCGGTTTTGGCGAATCTTGAGGCAAGCCTTCCCGACGCCGTGAAGTACACGGTTCGGTTCGGCAAGCCGGTGGTGCTGCCGGCCAGCGTCGGACTCTACGTCGACCAGGTCCAGGATGGCTGGGACATCAGCCTGCGCAACATCTCCAAGGGGTACCCGCACCTCACCGGGACGCTACGCGCGCTGTAG
- a CDS encoding acetyl-CoA C-acetyltransferase: MPTQDASAESTSASSQATAAKRRVAVLGGNRIPFARSDRAYAQASNQDMFTAALGGLVDRFDLSGERLGAVIGGAVLKHSRDFNLMRECVLGSALSSYTPAFDLQQACGTGLQAAIAAADGIAAGRYEAAAAGGVDTTSDAPIALGNNLRHTLLGLRRAKSNVDRLKLVGKLPASLGVEIPVNSEPRTGLSMGEHQAITAKQMGIKRVDQDELAAASHRNMAAAYDRGFFDDLVTPFLGLYRDDNLRPDSSAEKLAKLKPVFGVKAGDATMTAGNSTPLTDGASVALLATEDWAKEHSITPLAYWVDAETASVDYVNGADGLLMAPTYAVPRLLARNGLTLQDFDFYEIHEAFASVVLAHLQAWESEEYCKERLGLDAALGSIDRSKLNVNGSSLAAGHPFAATGGRILAQLAKQLHEAKAANGGKPVRGLISICAAGGQGVAAILEA; the protein is encoded by the coding sequence TTGCCTACACAAGACGCCTCAGCTGAAAGCACCTCTGCAAGTTCCCAGGCGACCGCCGCCAAACGACGCGTCGCAGTGCTGGGTGGCAACCGGATCCCGTTCGCGCGCTCGGACCGGGCCTATGCCCAGGCATCGAACCAGGACATGTTCACGGCCGCCCTAGGCGGGCTGGTCGACCGGTTCGACCTGTCCGGCGAGCGTCTCGGCGCGGTCATCGGTGGCGCGGTGCTCAAGCACAGCCGCGACTTCAACCTGATGCGCGAATGTGTGCTCGGATCGGCCCTGTCGTCCTACACGCCGGCGTTCGACCTGCAGCAGGCCTGCGGCACCGGCCTCCAGGCCGCGATCGCGGCTGCCGACGGCATCGCCGCGGGGCGTTATGAAGCCGCCGCCGCCGGCGGTGTGGACACCACCTCGGATGCACCGATCGCGCTGGGTAACAACCTGCGTCACACGCTGCTCGGGCTGCGTCGCGCCAAGTCCAACGTCGACCGGCTCAAGCTGGTCGGCAAGCTGCCGGCCAGCCTCGGTGTGGAGATCCCGGTGAACAGCGAGCCGCGCACCGGGCTGTCAATGGGCGAGCACCAGGCGATCACCGCCAAGCAGATGGGCATCAAGCGGGTCGACCAAGACGAGCTGGCCGCGGCCAGCCACCGCAACATGGCGGCGGCATACGACCGCGGCTTCTTCGACGACCTGGTCACCCCGTTTCTGGGCCTCTACCGCGACGACAACCTGCGACCGGACTCGTCGGCGGAGAAGCTGGCCAAGCTCAAGCCGGTGTTCGGAGTGAAAGCCGGCGACGCAACGATGACCGCAGGCAACTCGACGCCGTTGACCGACGGCGCCTCGGTTGCCCTCCTGGCGACCGAAGATTGGGCCAAGGAGCACTCGATCACCCCGCTGGCTTACTGGGTCGATGCCGAGACAGCGTCGGTCGACTACGTCAACGGCGCCGACGGGCTGCTGATGGCGCCGACGTACGCGGTGCCCCGCCTGCTGGCCCGCAATGGGCTCACCCTGCAGGATTTCGACTTCTACGAGATCCACGAGGCGTTCGCATCCGTGGTGCTGGCGCACTTGCAGGCTTGGGAGTCCGAGGAATACTGCAAGGAGCGGCTGGGTCTGGACGCAGCCCTGGGGTCCATCGACCGGTCCAAGCTGAACGTCAACGGGTCTTCGCTGGCCGCCGGCCACCCGTTCGCCGCCACCGGCGGACGGATCCTGGCGCAGCTGGCCAAGCAGCTCCACGAGGCCAAGGCCGCCAATGGCGGCAAACCGGTGCGCGGGCTGATTTCGATCTGCGCGGCCGGTGGCCAGGGTGTCGCCGCCATCTTGGAGGCCTGA
- a CDS encoding DUF3367 domain-containing protein, which translates to MSRRWLWLVASVSLALSFASSPGRISPDTKLDLTANPLRFLARATNLWNSELPFGQAQNQAYGYLFPHGSFFLLGHVLGVPGWVTQRLWWALLLTVGFWGLLRVAEALGIGTPSSRVVAAASFALSPRVLTTLGSISSETLPIMLAPWVLLPTILALRCHDRSVRRLAGQAGIAVALMGAVNAIATLAGCLPAVVWWACHRPNRRWWRYTGWLLLAMALATTWWLVALVLMARISPPFLDFIESSGVTTQWSSVVEVLRGTDSWTPFVAPNATAGAPLVTGSVAILATCMVAAAGLAGLAMRDMPARGRLVTMLLLGMALLGIGYSGGLGSPLAQQVQAFLDADGAPLRNVHKLESLIRIPLVLGLAQLLSRVPLPGSAPKSTWLNAFAHPERDRRVAVGIVVLTALTAATSLAWTGRITPPGTFAAIPRYWHDTADWLTAHNTGSPTPGRVLVVPGAPFATQLWGNTHDEPLQVLGDSPWGVRDSIPLTPPQTIRALDSVQRLFAAGTPSAGLADTLARQGISYLVVRNDLDPDTSRSARPILVHRAIEGSPRLPRVAVFGDPVGPGPVSGFVTDSGLRPRYPAVEVYRVAADAGNPGAPYLTDVDQLPRVDGGPEALLRLDERRRLSNQPPLGPALMTADAVAAGQPVPLTTVTDTPLARETDYGRVDDHSSAIRAAGDARRTFNRVPDYPSPGAETVYGAWTGGRLTASSSSSDSTALPDVATAASPAAAVDADPATAWVSNALQSAVGQWLQVDFDHPVTNSVIAITPSATTVGAQVRRIEIETATGTTTLRFDEPGKPVIGALPYGETPWVRITAIGTDDGSPGVQFAITDMSITQYDAKGFAHPVNIRHTALVPAPPANSAVAQWDLGSEPLGRPGCALGPTNVQCAPSMALAAESPAAFSRTLSVPAPISVTPKIWVRARPGPKLAELVAEPSTTQAHGDADSVDVLGAAYAATDGDPATAWTAPQRVVQHKTAPTITLTLPQPTEVAGLRVTPSSSPVPAHPTLLAVDLGDGPQVRDLKSADPQMLSLNPRVTDTVTVSLLDWSDVIDRTAVGFDQLKPPGLAEIAALGTDGAPIAAADAGRNRTREITIDCEHGPVLAIAGRFVHTEVHTDVGSLLDGSPVAAQPCDTQPIELPAGQQELVLSPGPQFVVDGAELLGPHAAAPASSTPVDVAGWGPARRDVRVDAAKTMRVLVVPESINPGWVAHTGSGMRLKALAINGWQQAWLVPPGTAGTITLTYAPNSLYRVGLAGGLALLPLLALLAWWPSRRRSRDDPAAQPWTPGRWAVVPVVAACAVIAGAAGVAVFGVALTVRWVLRKDPQRCDTVTLWLCAGGLILAGATLSRHPWRSVDGYAGHSAWVQLLALISLAAVASTVARAPER; encoded by the coding sequence ATGTCACGCCGCTGGCTGTGGCTGGTTGCCAGCGTCTCGCTAGCGCTGAGCTTCGCCTCGTCGCCTGGCCGGATCTCCCCCGACACCAAGCTCGACCTGACCGCCAACCCGCTGCGGTTCCTGGCCCGCGCCACCAACCTGTGGAACAGCGAGTTGCCCTTCGGGCAGGCGCAGAACCAGGCCTACGGCTACCTGTTCCCGCATGGCAGCTTCTTTCTGCTCGGCCATGTACTGGGTGTGCCGGGCTGGGTGACGCAACGGCTGTGGTGGGCGTTGCTGCTGACGGTCGGGTTCTGGGGACTGCTGCGGGTGGCCGAGGCCCTGGGCATCGGCACCCCGTCGTCGCGAGTGGTCGCCGCCGCGTCCTTCGCGTTGTCGCCCAGGGTGCTCACCACGCTGGGGTCGATCTCGTCGGAGACCTTGCCGATCATGCTGGCGCCGTGGGTGTTGCTGCCGACGATTCTCGCGCTGCGCTGCCACGACCGCTCGGTGCGACGGTTGGCCGGTCAAGCCGGGATCGCGGTGGCGCTGATGGGCGCTGTCAACGCGATCGCAACACTGGCCGGGTGCCTGCCCGCCGTGGTCTGGTGGGCCTGCCATCGGCCCAACCGGCGGTGGTGGCGCTACACCGGGTGGCTGCTGCTCGCGATGGCGCTGGCGACGACGTGGTGGCTGGTCGCGCTGGTTCTGATGGCGCGGATCAGCCCGCCTTTTCTGGACTTCATCGAATCGTCCGGGGTGACGACGCAGTGGTCGTCGGTGGTCGAGGTGCTGCGCGGCACCGACAGCTGGACACCGTTCGTGGCGCCCAACGCCACCGCGGGCGCGCCACTGGTGACCGGGTCGGTCGCCATCCTGGCTACCTGCATGGTGGCCGCAGCCGGGCTGGCAGGCCTGGCGATGCGAGACATGCCGGCACGCGGCCGATTGGTGACCATGCTGCTGCTGGGCATGGCGCTGCTGGGCATCGGATACAGCGGCGGGCTCGGTTCGCCGCTCGCGCAGCAGGTCCAGGCGTTCCTGGACGCCGACGGGGCGCCGCTGCGCAACGTGCACAAGCTCGAGTCGCTGATCCGCATCCCGCTGGTGCTGGGGCTGGCGCAGCTGCTGAGCCGGGTCCCATTGCCGGGCTCGGCGCCGAAGTCGACGTGGCTCAACGCATTCGCCCACCCTGAGCGCGACCGTCGGGTCGCGGTCGGGATCGTGGTGCTGACGGCGCTGACCGCCGCGACGTCGCTGGCGTGGACCGGGCGGATCACCCCGCCCGGCACGTTCGCCGCAATACCGCGGTACTGGCACGACACCGCCGACTGGCTGACGGCGCACAACACCGGGTCGCCCACGCCGGGGCGGGTGCTGGTGGTTCCCGGCGCGCCCTTCGCTACCCAGCTGTGGGGCAACACCCACGACGAACCCCTGCAGGTGCTGGGTGACAGCCCGTGGGGAGTACGCGACTCGATCCCGTTGACCCCGCCGCAGACCATTCGGGCGCTGGACTCCGTGCAACGGCTGTTCGCCGCCGGAACACCATCGGCCGGGCTCGCCGACACCCTTGCCCGTCAAGGCATCTCATACCTGGTGGTGCGCAACGATCTGGACCCGGACACATCCCGGTCGGCCCGTCCGATCCTCGTGCACCGCGCGATCGAGGGGTCGCCACGGCTGCCAAGGGTCGCGGTATTCGGCGACCCGGTGGGCCCCGGACCGGTGTCGGGATTCGTCACCGACAGCGGGCTGCGTCCGCGTTATCCGGCCGTCGAGGTCTACCGCGTCGCCGCCGACGCCGGGAATCCCGGCGCTCCGTACCTGACCGACGTCGACCAGTTGCCCCGCGTGGACGGCGGACCGGAGGCGCTGCTGCGACTCGACGAACGCCGTCGGCTGTCGAACCAGCCGCCGCTGGGACCGGCGCTGATGACCGCCGACGCGGTGGCAGCGGGCCAACCGGTGCCGCTCACCACCGTCACCGACACCCCATTGGCGCGCGAGACCGACTATGGCCGCGTCGACGACCACTCGTCGGCGATCCGCGCCGCGGGCGACGCCCGGCGCACGTTCAACCGGGTGCCCGACTACCCGAGTCCCGGCGCCGAAACCGTCTACGGCGCATGGACTGGCGGGCGCCTGACGGCGTCCAGCTCGTCATCGGACTCGACGGCGTTGCCCGACGTCGCCACCGCCGCCTCGCCCGCCGCGGCGGTCGACGCCGACCCGGCGACGGCCTGGGTGTCCAACGCACTCCAGTCGGCCGTCGGCCAATGGCTGCAGGTCGACTTCGACCACCCGGTGACCAACAGCGTCATCGCGATCACCCCCAGCGCGACCACAGTCGGGGCCCAGGTCCGTCGCATCGAGATCGAAACCGCTACCGGCACAACGACACTGCGATTCGACGAGCCGGGCAAGCCGGTGATCGGGGCGCTTCCGTACGGCGAAACCCCCTGGGTGCGGATCACCGCGATCGGCACCGATGACGGATCGCCCGGCGTCCAGTTCGCGATCACCGACATGTCGATCACCCAATACGACGCCAAGGGTTTCGCGCATCCGGTCAACATCCGCCACACCGCCCTGGTGCCCGCGCCACCGGCGAATAGCGCGGTCGCACAATGGGATCTGGGATCCGAGCCGCTGGGCCGACCGGGTTGTGCGCTGGGCCCGACCAATGTGCAGTGCGCGCCGTCGATGGCGCTTGCCGCCGAATCGCCGGCCGCCTTCAGCCGCACCCTGAGCGTCCCTGCGCCGATATCGGTGACGCCCAAGATCTGGGTCCGCGCCCGTCCCGGGCCCAAGCTGGCCGAGCTGGTCGCCGAGCCGAGCACCACCCAGGCTCACGGTGACGCCGATTCGGTCGACGTGCTGGGGGCCGCCTATGCCGCCACCGACGGCGATCCAGCCACGGCGTGGACCGCCCCGCAAAGAGTGGTGCAGCACAAGACCGCCCCGACGATCACCCTTACGCTGCCTCAGCCCACGGAGGTGGCCGGGCTGCGGGTGACGCCCAGTTCGTCTCCGGTGCCCGCACACCCGACGTTACTGGCCGTCGACCTGGGCGACGGCCCGCAGGTCCGCGACCTGAAATCCGCTGATCCCCAGATGCTTTCGTTGAACCCGCGAGTCACAGACACCGTCACGGTCAGCCTGCTGGACTGGAGCGACGTCATCGACCGGACCGCGGTCGGCTTCGACCAGCTCAAACCGCCGGGACTGGCCGAGATCGCGGCGCTGGGCACCGACGGCGCGCCGATCGCCGCCGCCGACGCCGGCCGCAATCGAACTCGTGAGATCACCATCGACTGCGAGCACGGTCCCGTCCTGGCGATCGCCGGCCGTTTCGTCCACACCGAAGTCCACACCGACGTCGGGTCACTGCTCGACGGATCTCCGGTGGCCGCCCAGCCGTGTGACACCCAACCGATCGAACTGCCCGCCGGCCAACAGGAGCTCGTGCTGAGTCCCGGACCGCAATTCGTCGTCGACGGTGCCGAGCTGCTCGGACCGCACGCCGCCGCACCGGCGAGCTCCACCCCGGTGGACGTGGCCGGGTGGGGTCCGGCACGGCGCGACGTGCGTGTCGACGCCGCGAAGACCATGCGGGTCCTCGTCGTGCCGGAAAGCATCAACCCTGGCTGGGTGGCACATACCGGCTCCGGAATGCGGTTGAAAGCGCTGGCGATCAACGGATGGCAGCAGGCCTGGCTGGTGCCGCCCGGAACGGCGGGCACCATCACGCTGACCTATGCGCCGAACTCGCTGTACCGGGTCGGCCTGGCCGGCGGCCTTGCGTTGCTGCCGCTGCTGGCGCTGCTGGCATGGTGGCCGTCGCGGCGCCGGTCCCGCGACGATCCCGCCGCACAGCCGTGGACGCCGGGTCGGTGGGCCGTCGTACCGGTGGTGGCCGCCTGTGCCGTCATCGCGGGGGCCGCGGGCGTCGCGGTGTTCGGTGTCGCCCTGACCGTGCGGTGGGTGCTCCGAAAGGATCCGCAGCGATGTGACACCGTCACGTTGTGGCTGTGCGCCGGTGGCCTGATCCTGGCCGGTGCCACCCTGTCCCGCCACCCGTGGCGCTCCGTCGACGGCTACGCCGGCCATTCAGCCTGGGTGCAGCTGCTGGCGCTGATTTCGCTTGCCGCCGTGGCCTCGACGGTGGCGCGCGCCCCTGAGCGCTAA
- a CDS encoding glycoside hydrolase family 3 N-terminal domain-containing protein: protein MNLPRTLAVLAAVTALMTGCSHTSTKPAGPSSSTANAQPPAKPACGDPTAIPLRDKLAQLLMVGVRNGDDAKTVVSAYHVGGIFIGSWTDMSMLGPNLGKDLSASTALPLAISVDEEGGRVARLSKLIGKAPSARELAQTQTPQQVYGLALDRGHKMRGLGITVDFAPDVDVVDAAVPDDTVIGDRSFGSDPAKVTEYARQYVRGLQDAGLLPVIKHFPGHGHGSGDSHTGGVTTPPLSQLQNDDLIPYRNLVTAAPIGVMVGHLQVPGLTGDEPASVNRAAVQLLRTGAGYQAPAFDGPIFSDDLSSMLAIKDRYSVPDAVLKTLQAGTDVALWVTTDEVPAVLDRLEKAVTAGELTSASVDASVQRIAKFKGTKSDCGR from the coding sequence ATGAATTTGCCGCGCACACTGGCCGTGCTTGCCGCCGTCACGGCGCTGATGACCGGGTGCAGCCATACCTCCACCAAACCCGCGGGCCCGTCGTCGTCGACGGCCAACGCGCAACCGCCGGCCAAGCCGGCGTGCGGGGATCCGACTGCCATCCCACTGCGCGACAAGCTCGCCCAGCTCTTGATGGTGGGCGTTCGCAACGGCGACGACGCCAAGACCGTCGTGTCGGCGTACCACGTCGGTGGCATTTTCATCGGCAGCTGGACCGATATGTCGATGCTCGGGCCCAACCTGGGCAAGGACCTCAGCGCCAGCACCGCGCTGCCGCTGGCGATCAGCGTCGACGAGGAGGGCGGCCGGGTGGCTCGGCTGTCCAAGCTGATCGGCAAGGCGCCATCCGCCCGCGAGCTGGCGCAGACCCAGACGCCGCAACAGGTCTACGGCCTGGCGCTGGACCGCGGCCACAAGATGCGCGGGCTCGGTATCACAGTCGACTTCGCTCCGGATGTCGACGTCGTCGACGCCGCCGTGCCGGATGACACGGTGATCGGTGACCGGTCGTTCGGTTCGGACCCGGCGAAAGTCACCGAATACGCGCGCCAGTACGTTCGCGGCCTGCAGGACGCGGGCCTGCTTCCGGTGATCAAGCATTTCCCCGGTCACGGCCACGGTTCCGGGGACTCACACACCGGCGGGGTGACGACGCCGCCGCTGTCGCAACTGCAAAACGACGACCTGATTCCCTACCGGAATCTGGTGACGGCGGCGCCGATCGGTGTGATGGTCGGACACCTGCAGGTCCCCGGGCTCACCGGCGACGAGCCGGCCAGTGTCAATCGGGCGGCCGTGCAGTTACTCCGGACCGGCGCGGGTTACCAGGCACCCGCGTTCGACGGTCCGATCTTCAGCGACGACCTGTCCAGCATGCTCGCCATCAAGGACCGCTACAGCGTGCCCGATGCCGTGCTCAAGACGCTGCAAGCCGGCACCGATGTCGCGCTGTGGGTCACTACCGACGAGGTGCCCGCGGTGTTGGACCGGCTGGAGAAGGCCGTCACCGCAGGGGAATTGACGTCTGCAAGCGTGGACGCCTCGGTGCAGCGGATCGCGAAGTTCAAAGGCACCAAGTCCGACTGCGGACGGTAG